From the genome of Flavobacterium luteolum, one region includes:
- a CDS encoding AI-2E family transporter → MTRPITLPFYAKLSFILVTLICFAFIFCMGKDILTPILMAFLFAVLLLPIFTFLKTKLKFPRHLAAIVCLAIFISIVVGILVFISYQVTYMANDFETIKKNANSFIIQIHKFIRENFQVSIGEQKKYLDSVTKDSVKTGQAKLGSFIISISDVLLDSTIMIIYTFLFLIYKEHFKLFFAKLIKQENHGILQDILSQIKVSINNYIVSLIIEMIVVSVLTSLGLWIIGVKYFILLGLITGILNLIPYIGIFIAGVITVLASLTGSGEISVILGILIVNIIVQFIDNNLLVPLIINSKVEINAFVSIMGIIVGGAAAGIAGMFLAIPLLAILKIIFDRIDSLSAWGYLMGNHVPRKFVWRKRKITTEN, encoded by the coding sequence ATGACTCGGCCTATAACATTACCATTTTATGCAAAACTCTCTTTTATTCTTGTTACTTTAATTTGTTTTGCATTCATTTTTTGCATGGGGAAAGATATTCTTACCCCCATTTTAATGGCATTTTTATTTGCTGTTCTACTGCTTCCGATTTTTACTTTTCTAAAGACCAAACTTAAGTTTCCGAGACATCTCGCCGCTATAGTCTGTCTTGCTATTTTTATTTCTATTGTGGTCGGAATTTTGGTTTTCATCTCGTATCAAGTCACTTACATGGCGAATGATTTTGAAACAATAAAGAAAAATGCAAACTCGTTTATAATCCAAATTCATAAATTTATAAGAGAAAATTTTCAGGTAAGTATTGGAGAACAGAAAAAATATCTGGATTCTGTCACAAAAGATTCTGTAAAAACAGGTCAGGCAAAACTCGGTTCGTTTATAATTTCGATAAGTGATGTTCTTTTAGACAGTACGATTATGATTATTTATACCTTTCTGTTTTTGATTTACAAAGAGCATTTTAAGCTGTTTTTCGCCAAACTAATCAAACAGGAAAATCATGGTATTTTGCAGGATATTCTGTCTCAGATAAAAGTTTCTATCAACAATTACATTGTAAGCTTAATTATCGAAATGATTGTTGTTTCGGTATTGACTAGTTTAGGTTTATGGATTATTGGCGTAAAATATTTTATTCTACTAGGATTAATTACAGGAATTTTGAACCTGATTCCTTATATCGGAATTTTTATCGCTGGTGTTATTACTGTTTTAGCTTCACTCACAGGGTCTGGAGAAATTTCAGTAATTCTCGGAATTCTTATTGTGAATATAATAGTTCAGTTTATCGATAATAATCTGCTTGTGCCATTAATTATTAATTCTAAAGTAGAAATTAATGCTTTTGTGTCGATCATGGGAATTATTGTTGGAGGAGCCGCCGCCGGAATTGCCGGAATGTTTTTAGCCATTCCCCTTTTGGCAATTTTGAAAATTATTTTTGATCGAATTGACTCGCTTTCAGCTTGGGGCTACTTGATGGGAAATCATGTTCCGAGAAAATTTGTCTGGAGAAAGAGAAAAATTACAACAGAAAATTAA